Proteins encoded by one window of Anaerosalibacter sp. Marseille-P3206:
- the purE gene encoding 5-(carboxyamino)imidazole ribonucleotide mutase produces MKVAIVMGSISDKDVADKAIKMLEKFQVEYEVRVISAHRTPYEAIEFASSAEERGIEVIIAIAGKAAHLAGVIAGVTTLPVIGIPVKSSTMDGMDSLLSVVQMPSGVPVATVAINGGENAGILAVQILSVKYEILREKLKDYKEEMAKAVEKMDEELRG; encoded by the coding sequence ATGAAAGTTGCTATTGTTATGGGAAGTATATCAGATAAGGATGTTGCTGATAAAGCCATAAAGATGCTTGAAAAGTTTCAAGTGGAATATGAAGTAAGAGTTATTTCTGCCCATAGAACTCCATATGAGGCTATAGAATTTGCTAGTAGTGCTGAAGAAAGAGGTATAGAAGTGATTATTGCTATTGCTGGAAAGGCTGCTCATTTAGCAGGAGTTATAGCAGGGGTGACTACACTACCTGTAATAGGTATTCCAGTAAAATCATCCACTATGGATGGTATGGATTCCCTTCTTTCAGTAGTACAGATGCCTAGCGGAGTTCCTGTAGCTACTGTGGCAATAAACGGTGGAGAAAACGCAGGAATATTAGCAGTGCAGATATTGTCTGTTAAATATGAAATATTAAGAGAAAAACTAAAAGATTATAAAGAAGAAATGGCAAAGGCAGTAGAAAAAATGGATGAAGAGTTAAGAGGGTGA